The Toxoplasma gondii ME49 chromosome III, whole genome shotgun sequence genome includes a window with the following:
- a CDS encoding DEAD/DEAH box helicase domain-containing protein (encoded by transcript TGME49_253090), producing MAEIHRDRVETLRNAGERSQTASLGCRHPHPRRPRIGRSAPATRDPRGKVPARLGKEEFRSGVCGTAATSRSAAPGRRRLRDSRKKSFCFPSAARHSRGRPVWSREEGGNAAAAAEGSEEKWRWKRRQDEKEKEICGISRVLNVKNLGKQPPAKSLGDSVRWKLGREKSGKETRRDRIRAKCQSSLKRCPPETRAEMANVQARKCLVFSHSFARQPGYGLACSLSPSLHAFLFTQREDSAAEQLRCRFTVSPQNRFSIPFFGFALDCERGFLSLRTCVLQWTHFFAPLLFVLFLPASTPFSNGRGSLARSCADPLSNRAREESVSLLASARFPQASRAVRTEPGANVPAPASPDSQDPTQVDGNSESFFLFSRPVAFSVHHQSSATVSTPERRRNPRSTSHRKAFVFFRPLSSPACPPFSFPSVSKSCPSSALPVSVPLPRSLSPHFLAQATVQMPPSADVLSVLLRGTRLNRRHNPSSSSSSSSSSSSASSSSSSPAVSRFRVSTPVFHLPSRRRATSEKAASESSVEPVDFFAAYDDSPSRASSRETGERRRSDEAPGLRAQAGGALDGAASDVDSASSAKRRGACDRSQTTAAASLRRRNRIYVKAGADVLVPPPFSSFSDSLSSFPAEEKKQSARERVRRGRRGDKAENDGRDAATERGAEEEEERDEPVGGKGVRRGLPTWLLQRLKTRGIEQPTPIQMQAIPLLLGGQHLLATAPTGSGKTFAFLLPLLALLKKPGKEFARLLVVCPSRELAKQTQREFDSLAGARGFRCRLLDEQKQSVDQAASQAKRVDAVVTTPLRLVQFLRDGRVSLAQCRHIVLDEADKLLDLGFAPQLDEILAGCTFPSLQVSLFSATLPPDVLRLADSLLHNPVHISIGSPNAAATSIEQELLFCTNEEGKLLALRTLHLTGKFVPPVLIFVQSKERAKQLYCELVYDGIFVECIHADKTKKQRDDTVEAFRRGQIWVLICTDVMARGVDFKNVELVINYDFPQSAAVYIHRIGRTGRAGRQGRAITFYTTADIPNLRSVVGVMQQTSTCEVPEWLQKVTKMTAKQKRDLQRRAPERKPILTTPAIDVRKEKRRQQAIATSKEKKRRREAAEAAAK from the exons ATGGCCGAAATCCATCGGGACCGGGTGGAAACGCTGAGGAATGCCGGGGAAAGAAGTCAAACGGCGTCACTGGGGTGTCGACACCCACACCCGCGGAGGCCGCGGATCGGTCGCTCGGCGCCGGCTACGAGAGACCCGCGAGGAAAGGTTCCTGCGCGACTGGGCAAGGAAGAGTTCCGTTCCGGGGTTTGCGGCACCGCGGCAACTTCAAGATCGGCGGCGCCgggacgaagaagactccGTGACAGCCGAAAAAAAAGCTTCTGTTTTCCGTCTGCTGCAAGACACTCGCGAGGCAGACCGGTGTGGAGTCGCGAGGAGGGCGGAAACGCAGCGGCTGCCGCGGAagggagcgaggagaaatgGAGGTGGAAGCGGAGacaagacgaaaaggaaaaagaaatctGCGGAATCTCGAGAGTCCTCAATGTGAAAAACCTGGGGAAGCAGCCACCTGCCAAAAGTCTGGGAGACAGTGTGCGCTGGAAACtcggcagagaaaagagcggcAAAGAAACACGAAGGGACCGAATTCGCGCGAAATGTCAGAGTTCCCTGAAACGATGTCCACCTGAAACTCGCGCGGAAATGGCGAACGTCCAGGCGCGAAAgtgtcttgttttttcgcACTCCTTCGCCAGACAACCTGGTTACGGTCTTGCGTGCagcctttctccctctctgcatgcatttttaTTCACTCAACGCGAAGATAGCGCCGCGGAGCAgcttcgctgtcgcttcACCGTCTCGCCTCAAAATCGATTCTCCATCCCCTTTTTCGGCTTTGCTTTAGACTGCGAAAGaggttttctgtcgcttcgtaCTTGCGTTCTTCAGTGGACTCacttcttcgctcctcttcttttcgtatTGTTCCTCCCAGCCTCGACTCCTTTCTCCAACGGTCGTGGATCTCTGGCGCGAAGCTGCGCAGACCCACTGAGCAAtcgagcgcgagaagagtctgtttctcttttaGCCTCGGCTCGCTTTCCACAAGCCTCCAGGGCAGTCCGAACCGAGCCAGGCGCCAACGTCCCCGCCCCCGCGTCGCCGGACTCCCAGGACCCCACACAAGTCGATGGAAACAGCGAaagttttttcctcttttctcggccTGTAGCCTTTTCGGTTCACCACCAAAGTTCCGCAACCGTCTCGACACCCGAACGGCGACGGAACCCCCGTTCAACGAGTCATCGGAAggccttcgttttttttaggcctctgtcctctccggcttgtccacctttctcttttccaaGTGTCTCCAAAAGTTgtccttcttccgctcttccgGTGTCGGTCCCTCTCCCCCGCTCCCTTTCCCCTCACTTTCTCGCGCAGGCGACTGTCCAGATGCCGCCGTCTGCAGacgtcctctctgttctcctgcGAGGCACCCGCCTCAACAGGAGACACaatccctcttcttcctcctcttcttcctcctcttcttcctccgcttcttcctcttcttcttccccggctgtttctcgcttccgTGTCTCTACACCGGTGTTTCACTTGCCTTCTCGGCGAAGAGCGACTTCGGAGAAGGCTGCTTCGGAGTCCTCTGTGGAGCCTGTGGACTTCTTCGCGGCGTACGACGACTCGCCGTCTCGAGCGTCCTCTCGCGAGACCGGCGAGCGCCGCAGGTCGGACGAGGCGCCTGGCTTGCGAGCGCAGGCCGGCGGCGCGCTCGATGGCGCGGCGAGCGACGTGGACTCGGCTTCTTCCGCGAAGAGACGCGGCGCATGCGACCGTTCGCAGACGACAGCAGCCGCTTCCCTGCGGCGGAGGAACCGCATCTACGTGAAGGCCGGCGCGGACGTCCTCGTTCCTCCCCcgttctcgtccttctcggattcgctctcgtctttccccgctgaggagaagaagcagagcgcgcgcgagagagtgcgaagagggagacgaggagacaaagcgGAGAAcgacgggagagacgcggcgacggagcgaggtgccgaggaagaggaggagagagacgagccTGTCGGAGGCAAGGGCGTCCGACGTGGACTGCCTACCTGGCTACTGCAGCGACTGAAGACGCGAGGCATTGAGCAGCCAACGCCGATTCAGATGCAG gCCATTCCGCTGCTGCTCGGAGGCCAGCACCTCCTCGCCACGGCTCCGACCGGTTCGGGGAAAaccttcgcgtttctccttcctctcctcgctctgctgAAA AAACCAGGAAAAGAATTTGCCCGCCTGTTGGTCGTCTGCCCGTCGCGAGAATTAGCCAAGCAGACTCAGCGCGAATTCGACAGTCTCGCAG GGGCTCGAGGGTTCCGCTGTCGGCTTTTAGACGAGCAAAAGCAGAGCGTCGACCAGGCAGCTTCTCAAGCGAAACGCGTGGACGCCGTTGTCACgactcctcttcgtcttgtgCAATTCCTCCGAGACGGCCGA GTTTCCCTCGCTCAGTGTCGCCACATAGTTCTCGATGAAGCCGACAAGTTGCTCGACCTCGG CTTCGCGCCTCAGCTGGATGAGATCCTCGCAGGATGCACCTTTCCGAGCCTgcaggtgtctcttttctccgctaCTCTCCCGCCGGacgtccttcgcctcgcggactctcttcttcacaacCCCGTTCACATTTCAATTG gtTCCCCAAATGCGGCGGCGACTTCGATTGAACAAGAGTTGCTCTTTTGTACCAACGAGGAGGGCAAACTTCTCGCGCTCCGAACTCTCCACCTGACGGGCAAGTTCGTGCCTCCCGTCCTGATTTTTGTGCAG AGCAAGGAGCGCGCGAAGCAACTGTACTGCGAGTTGGTGTACGACGGCATCTTTGTCGAGTGCATTCACGCCGACAAAACGAAAAAGCAGCGAGATGACACGGTCGAGGCGTTTCGCCGCGGGCAG ATCTGGGTGCTGATTTGTACAGACGTCATGGCCAGAGGTGTGGATTTCAAGAACGTGGAGCTCGTGATCAACTATGACTTTCCTCAGTCTGccgcggtgtacatacaccgcatCGGACGCACAGGCCGAGCAGGCAGACAAGGCCGG GCAATCACCTTTTACACGACGGCCGATATTCCGAATTTGCGGAGTGTGGTGGGCGTGATGCAACAGACGTCGACTTGCGAGGTCCCGGAGTGGCTGCAAAAGGTGACAAAGATgacagcgaagcagaaacgcgatctgcagagacgcgcgccAGAGCGAAAGCCGATTCTCACCACCCCCGC CATTGATGtgcggaaggagaagcggcgTCAGCAGGCAATCGCGAcgagcaaagaaaaaaagcgaagacgTGAAGCAGCGGAGGCGGCTGCGAAGTGA
- a CDS encoding hypothetical protein (encoded by transcript TGME49_253100~Predicted trans-membrane domain (TMHMM2.0):66-89:331-354:373-396:410-433) has translation MSNSVTTTAGRQSPRLSISTSVSPETSWRRRTCQNFCLSLCDWVASEVCCPPFDKNFERRLVRQANLVTVFGIAALLVNLYPGVLMLFVRHQSPHVYPANTDSFPSDETPSGRFTHTTTDASQNDDFQWSGTSLLELSSPDPLNVSSPVGVELRTSSVTSLRSKVPMKILSLPSRGSSSSPQHHTSSFFHEHRWLSSPSNEHVASDAWNLRSSAQARQNSPGKKRLYSSSGTVVTQQTSGLQPTVESVIAGNSSFRPGVDFLPPTLRSTASVSDSHYREDPVRHPTAGGSLPDARVGESLPSFLSEASSSSPHIIVPRLTEDLHSFTKGLFWVLTFVGVSALIPLQLSLLLCTVPLTEIRIPRRRNDCICSIISVNNRLIVYNCLCAPALAVFSAINFDSYYTADSPHLRVATHLLAYTAVALAASIHLPLALHVYNFTRFFEGAAAYYQLHESLSSAPPGTFGCAMTPRKVGRKGDTDAVQSRERIIERLVSKSEGHSSLAEEAERPDTDEETSPLLA, from the coding sequence ATGTCGAACTCCGTAACCACAACCGCGGGCCGGCAGTCGCCGCGCCTGAGCATTTCGACGTCGGTTTCTCCCGAGACTTCGTGGCGACGACGCACGTGTCAGAacttctgtttgtctctgtgtgaCTGGGTCGCCAGTGAAGTTTGCTGTCCGCCGTTCGACAAGAATTTTGAGCGGCGGCTCGTGAGGCAAGCGAACCTCGTGACAGTCTTTGGCATCGCCGCACTGCTGGTCAATTTGTACCCGGGAGTACTGATGCTTTTTGTGAGGCATCAGTCCCCCCATGTCTACCCTGCAAACACTGACTCGTTTCCCTCTGACGAAACACCCTCGGGCCGGTTCACGCACACGACAACGGACGCCTCACAAAATGACGACTTCCAGTGGTCAGGCACTTCCCTCCTCGAATTATCGTCCCCAGATCCGTTAAACGTGTCCTCCCCAGTTGGCGTCGAGCTTCGCACGTCTTCGGTGACCTCACTACGGTCAAAAGTTCCAATGAAAATACTGTCACTCCCATCACGCGGTTCCTCCAGTTCCCCGCAGCACCACACCTCGAGTTTTTTCCACGAACATCGCTggctctcttccccttcgaATGAACATGTAGCATCGGATGCGTGGAACCTCCGTTCCTCAGCTCAAGCTCGACAGAACTCCCCTGGCAAGAAGAGGCTCTATTCCTCATCTGGCACCGTCGTTACACAGCAAACGTCAGGACTGCAGCCGACCGTGGAGAGTGTGATTGCAGGAAATTCAAGCTTTCGACCGGGCGTCGATTTTCTGCCCCCTACTCTCCGTTCCACCGCCTCCGTCTCTGACTCGCATTATCGCGAGGACCCCGTCCGGCACCCCACGGCCGGCGGCTCTCTGCCGGACGCGCGTGTCGGTGAATCATTACCTTCATTTCTCTCCgaggcttcgtcttcgtctccgcacATTATTGTGCCACGTCTGACCGAAGACCTCCACTCGTTCACGAAAGGTCTTTTCTGGGTGCTCACGTTtgtcggcgtctctgcgctcATTCCCCTCCAACTGTCCCTCCTGCTCTGCACAGTTCCGTTGACGGAAATCCGGATCCCGCGGCGGCGGAACGACTGCATCTGTTCGATCATCTCCGTGAACAACCGCTTGATCGTCTACAATTGTCTCTGTGCCCCTgccctcgctgtcttctccgccaTCAACTTCGACTCATACTACACTGCAGACAGCCCCCATCTGCGGGTCGCCACACACCTGCTGGCCTACACAGCCGTGGCGCTCGCGGCATCGATTCACCTGCCTCTTGCACTTCACGTGTACAATTTCACGCGGTTCTTCGAGGGAGCTGCCGCGTATTACCAACTGCACGAAAGCCTCTCGTCGGCGCCACCAGGGACTTTCGGCTGCGCGATGACCCCGAGAAAGGTcggaagaaaaggcgacacaGATGCAGTGCAGTCTCGAGAGCGAATCATAGAACGACTCGTGAGTAAAAGCGAGGGTCACAGTTCCCTagcggaagaagctgaaAGACCGGatacagacgaagaaacctCCCCGCTATTGGCGTGA
- a CDS encoding kinesin motor domain-containing protein (encoded by transcript TGME49_253110): MDSLGNHYLTAALDDTRTAGLPSCTSSCSLSDSITAGSELPTSTSDAFFLNDEGDTEDFVENLRQGQSNVLVAVRVRPLQPKETQAGCRQIVRVLGSKVVLLLDPGPSNQDDVLRLKRSREKRYAFDYAFDEHTDQQCVYESTTKFLIDGVLQGYNATAFAYGATGAGKTYTMLGSYKQPGVMVYTLKELFTRIEKHGENKDFLVKCSFLEIYNENVRDLLDIRNETCEVREDPGKGISIAGISETEVRTAEEILILLQTGNKNRTQESTDANQTSSRSHAILQVLVTETDRVQGPTAQFTIGKLSMVDLAGSERASQTNNSGIRMVEGANINRSLLALGNVINALSDKRRTNRSTFVPYRDSKLTRLLKDSLGGSCRTVMIANISPAHTQFEDTHNTLKYANRAKNIKTAAKRNTLSVKYHIEKYTHIIDGLQAEVSTLRAKLASAATSPSTQALTLMETDNYFPAIVDVSDTVHPEQSIWDHRR; this comes from the exons ATGGATTCGTTAGGAAACCATTATCTCACTGCCGCTTTGGACGACACCCGGACTGCGGGCCTTCCATCGTGTACGAGCAGTTGTAGTCTCTCGGACAGCATAACCGCGGGCTCTGAGCTGCCAACGAGCACGTCCGATGCTTTCTTCCTCAatgacgaaggagacactgaAGATTTTGTTGAGAACTTGAGACAAGGACAATCTAACGTCCTTGTTGCTGTTCGCGTGAGGCCTCTTCAGCCAAAAGAAACCCAGGCAGGATGTAGGCAAATTGTCCGCGTCCTGGGAAGCAAAGTTGTGCTCCTGCTGGATCCAGGTCCCAGTAATCAGGATGATGTCCTCCGGTTGAAACGCAGTAGAGAGAAAAGGTACGCGTTCGACTACGCCTTTGACGAGCACACTGATCAGCAGTGTGTGTATGAAAGCACAACCAAATTCCTTATAGACGGGGTGCTGCAAGGATACAATGCAACAGCATTCGCCTACGGAGCCACTGGGGCGGGGAAAACGTATACAATGTTAGGTTCCTACAAGCAGCCAGGTGTCATGGTGTACACTTTGAAGGAGTTGTTCACCCGTATCGAAAAACACGGCGAAAATAAAGACTTCCTCGTCAAGTGCTCGTTCCTTGAAATATACAACGAGAATGTCCGCGATCTGTTGGATATTCGCAATGAGACTTGTGAAGTCCGAGAAGATCCCGGGAAAGGAATATCTATAGCCGGCATCAGCGAGACTGAGGTTCGGACTGCAGAAGAAATTCTCATCCTTCTTCAGACCGGCAACAAAAACAGAACTCAAGAGTCTACCGACGCCAACCAGACAAGTAGCCGCAGCCACGCAATCCTTCAG GTGCTTGTGACTGAAACGGATCGTGTGCAAGGGCCAACTGCCCAATTTACCATTGGGAAACTCTCTATGGTGGATCTGGCTGGAAGTGAACGCGCTTCGCAGACCAACAACTCCGGAATACGTATGGTTGAAG GTGCAAATATCAACCGCTCCCTTCTCGCACTGGGAAATGTGATAAACGCTCTCTCCGACAAAAGGCGAACTAACAGAAGTACTTTCGTTCCGTACCGCGATAGCAAGCTCACCCGATTACTGAAGGATTCTCTGGGCGGAAGCTGTCGGACGGTGATGATCGCCAACATATCCCCGGCACATACGCAATTCGAGGATACGCACAACACTCTTAAGTACGCAAATCGAGCCAAAAACATCAAGACAGCCGCCAAGAGGAACACTCTCAGCGTCAAATACCACATCGAGAAGTACACGCACATCATTGACGGACTCCAAGCCGAAGTCAGCACGCTAAGGGCGAAACTGGCTTCAGCCGCTACTTCGCCATCAACGCAG GCCTTGACACTGATGGAGACCGACAACTATTTCCCGGCCATTGTGGACGTAAGTGACACTGTCCACCCTGAACAATCAATCTGGGACCATCGGAGGTAG
- a CDS encoding mandelonitrile lyase, putative (encoded by transcript TGME49_253120), translating into MIEGTTQDVNIIPNIFEKKAPTVKSVIDSPEKFDYIVVGCGAAGCPVAGYLANQGNSVLLIERGPVRSHDDTPNAVSTHGAGMGIADPSISQPISTRNGVITHVGAVMGGGTSISLGIYIEEPWSFFEYLNRVYDAGWEESLFRKAHKEVQKIFGDDVGQYVTPNDTRFGPAVGEALWRQGYEPLGGRLPAQASPGIKFSNKDGFRMASDFFVSRGYLKKGFRKNLTVRTNNFVERVEWERDANGPIARCVIYHKTTPKDTRGHGNLVRVPHASSSSSKSWINAPRTSYHTEKVKKTEGCLAANVGQVSGARVAEGVIYATRFILPPLYRSDPVADALFETLQACSEHREPFGIALLKPLCAVAYPIIKCFRQVYAKFYYTAQPKSRGTVRLSEDGKLEVNSNHLQHEEDLFDAVRGVSTLLHMANQNTYKKVVQDNTALSCPATILNGLLDLMTTIGSTSTVFLTKPTNFYLIQNHLQDLIPPKHRRLRRIVKLDGRVKPRKLQGVHADGDTQTEGSAYEFEDYSDHVLDGLDLETMDAVGIKKRLEEIGFDFDSYVKHLKAQSEANNSNEATEVFLGCDPQPESATHNFTRNSTVPCSAPTATEQQHSVARNAEETVALRQAVEECREDCSSMGGDAPEPFCPAADVCCSVFGNSKCLSTAAERREKMSALLNEATHSKIARQYLPEIPFPGQPGTQASGMQWAASYPPLLPNPRDAKAVAKYALSYMSSIWHHANTVPMGKIVDKNFDLIGAKRLSVIDSSVLNELPRMNPTATMLMLGIYGGMVKQRQRMAS; encoded by the exons ATGATTGAAGGGACAACGCAAGACGTTAATATTATACCAAATAtcttcgagaagaaggcaccAACTGTCAAATCGGTTATCGACTCGCCTGAAAAGTTCGACTACATCGTTGTTGGCTGCGGTGCTGCTGGTTGTCCTGTTGCTGGATACTTGGCGAATCAAG GCAACAGTGTCCTCCTTATTGAACGCGGGCCAGTTAGATCTCACGATGACACGCCAAATGCTGTGAGCACGCATGGAGCAG GAATGGGCATAGCTGATCCGAGTATCAGCCAACCTATTTCGACAAGAAACGGCGTTATCACTCACGTTGGCGCCGTCATGGGCGGAGGCACCTCCATCAGCCTGGGAATTTATATAGAAGAACCCTGGTCGTTTTTTGAGTACCTAAACCGCGTCTACGACGCAGGCTGGGAGGAAAGCCTATTTCGCAAG GCGCATAAAGAAGTTCAGAAAATTTTCGGCGATGACGTTGGCCAGTATGTGACACCAAATGACACACGTTTTGGTCCCGCTGTCGGTGAGGCACTTTGGCGCCAGGGATACGAACCCCTAGGGGGACGTCTGCCCGCCCAGGCGTCTCCAGGAATCAAG TTCAGCAACAAGGACGGGTTTCGAATGGCGTCAGATTTTTTCGTATCCAGAGGTTACCTTAAAAAGGGCTTTCGGAAGAACTTGACTGTCAGGACGAACAACTTTGTGGAA CGAGTAGAGTGGGAGAGGGACGCGAACGGACCAATAGCCAGATGCGTGATCTACCACAAAACCACACCCAAGGATACAAGAGGACATGGGAACCTAGTCCGCGTTCCCCACGCTTCAAGCAGCTCAA GTAAGTCATGGATCAATGCTCCACGAACAAGCTACCATACCGAAAAGgtcaagaaaacagaaggcTGCCTCGCCGCCAATGTCG GCCAAGTCAGCGGCGCCAGAGTTGCTGAGGGTGTGATTTACGCAACGAGATTTATTTTACCTCCACTGTATCGCAGCGACCCTGTGGCAGATGCTCTGTTCGAGACGCTTCAAGCCTGTTCCGAACATCGAGAGCCTTTTGGCATCGCACTGCTGAAGCCACTCTGTGCAGTTGCATACCCAATTATCAAGTGCTTCCG GCAAGTGTACGCGAAATTCTACTATACCGCCCAACCAAAATCACGAGGAACAGTCCGTCTGTCAGAAGACGGGAAACTCGAAGTCAACAGCAACCACCTGCAACACGAAGAGGATCTTTTCGATGCTGTTCGTGGCGTCTCAACTTTACTACACATGGCAAATCAAAACACCTACAA GAAAGTCGTGCAGGACAACACTGCGTTGTCGTGTCCTGCGACAATTCTAAATGGCCTTCTGGACCTCATGACTACAATAGGGAGCACATCAACTGTCTTCTTGACCAAACCAACGAACTTCTACTTG ATACAAAACCACCTTCAAGACCTCATCCCTCCGAAACACAGACGGCTCCGGCGGATTGTCAAACTCGATGGGCGAGTTAAGCCACGAAAACTTCAAGGAGTCCACGCTGACGGGGATACCCAAACTGAAG GTTCCGCATACGAGTTCGAAGATTACAGCGACCACGTGTTGGACGGGCTCGACCTCGAAACTATGGACGCTGTTGGCATAAAAAAACGTCTAGAAGAA ATAGGCTTCGACTTTGATTCCTACGTTAAACACCTGAAGGCGCAGTCTGAGGCGAACAACTCAAATGAGGCCACAGAGGTTTTCTTGGGTTGCGATCCACAGCCAGAATCAGCGACACACAATTTTACGAGAAATTCTACCGTTCCTTGTTCCGCTCCTACGGCCACTGAGCAGCAGCATTCCGTTGCCCGTAATGCCGAAGAAACAGTGGCGCTACGGCAGGCGGTGGAGGAGTGCAGAGAAGACTGCTCGTCGATGGGAGGCGACGCGCCTGAGCCTTTTTGCCCTGCAGCTGATGTGTGCTGCTCTGTGTTTGGCAATTCCAAATGTCTCAGCacggcagcagagaggcgagaaaagatgAGCGCCTTGCTAAATGAGGCTACCCATTCCAAGATAGCCAGACAATATTTGCCAGAGATCCCTTTTCCAGGCCAGCCCGGAACACAGGCCTCAGGCATGCAATGGGCTGCATCTTATCCTCCTCTTTTACCTA ATCCACGAGACGCCAAGGCCGTTGCAAAATATGCGCTCTCCTATATGTCAAGTATATGGCACCACGCAAATACGGTTCCGATGGGGAAGATTGTCGACAAGAATTTCGACCTCATTGGGGCTAAACGACTTTCCGTAATCGACAGCTCCGTGTTGAACGAACTCCCCAGGATGAATCCCACAGCAACAATGCTGATGCTTGGCAT ATACGGTGGAATGGTGAAGCAGAGGCAACGAATGGCGAGCTGA